The following DNA comes from Winogradskyella sp. PG-2.
AGAATGGATGATAACTCAACTTCTGGTAAGATTTTAAAATCATTAAAGGAGAATAGTATTACTTCTGAAGAATTAGGCATGTACTGGAAAGCTAATACCAATTCTTGGTACTGGCACCAAGCGCCTATTGAAACACAAGCTCTATTGATTGAAGCATTTTCTGAGGCTGGTAGTACCATTCAGAGCGAAGCAAATAATCTAAATGATATCGATAATTTGAAAATTTGGTTATTAAAGAATAAGCAAACTAATCAATGGAAAACGACTAAAGCAACTACAGAAGCCGTTTATGCTTTATTATTACAAGGTAGCGAATGGTTAGACGTTACAGAAATTGTCGATGTAACGGTTGGTAATCAATCTATTACTCGCGAAACATTGAAGGGTTCAAAAATTGAGGCTGGTACAGGCTATTATAAAACATCATGGACTGACTCAGAAATAAAACCTAAACAGGCAGATGTTACCATAAGTAAAAAAGGAGATGGCATTGCTTGGGGAGCTTTATACTGGCAATATTTTGAAGACTTAGACAAAATAACTGTGGCAGAAACACCTTTGAAGTTAAGTAAGAAACTCTTCTTAAAAACCAATACAGATATAGGTGAAAAAATCTCGGAGATTACGAAAGAAACAAAATTAAACGTTGGTGATTTAGTTAGAGTAAGAATAGAGTTAAGAACAGATCGTTCTATGGAATTTGTTCATCTTAAAGACATGCGCGCTGCAGGTTTTGAGCCTATTAATGTCTTATCTCAATACAAGTGGCAAGATGGTTTGGGTTATTATGAAAGTACTAAAGATGCAGCTACTAACTTCTTTATAGACTACTTACCAAAAGGCGTTTATGTATTTGAGTACGACTTAAGAATCAACAACGCTGGTGATATGAGTAATGGTATTAGCATTATACAAAGCATGTATGCACCAGAATTTAGTAGTCATAGCGAAGGATTACGAATTACTGTAGAATAACAATCCTTTTTATTAGTTAAGATAATTAGGGAATATTAAATTTGAAGAGATTCATATTGTACTCTAAGAATCAATAACGCATAAAAATATCTTAGATGAGCGCAACAATATTTATGATTCTAAGATTAATCCTTGGAATTTTAAGTTTAGTTTTTGGAATAAATAAATTCGCTGATTTTTTACCAATACCAGAAACAACTGGTGATGCTGCTAATTACTTTTCTGCATTAACTAGTGCTAAAACTATGGAGCTTGTAGGAATAACATTAATCTTAGCTGGATTATCATTAATATTCAATAAATATAGTGCTCTAATGACTGTTATGTTAATGAGTATTTCTATAAACGCCTTTTTATTTCATGCTGTTTTAGACCCAAGTGGTATTGCACGAACTGCTCTATTTCTTTTACTCAATATTACACTATTAATTGGTTATAAGGATAAATATAAAGTCTTGTTGAACTAATCAAAATATGTTAGTTAAATGTTTCCTTAACGACAAACAAGTACAAGTGTAAAAAATATTTTTTATACCTTGAAGATTACTAACTAACAAAATTATAAGATTATGAATTCAAAAGTTTTTATGGTTCTAAGATTTTTACTTGGAATCTTTGTATTCGTTTTCGGAGTAAACAAATTCGGAGATTTTTTGCCAATGCCAGAGCTAAATGCCGAAGCTGGAGCCTATTTTGGTGCTTTAACCGGTACTAAAACATTGGTACTTGTAGGTATTGTAGAAATCATTGCTGGCTTAGCTTTAACTCTAGACAAATTCGGTGCTTTATTAGCGTTAATTTTAATGAGTATTTCTGTTAACGCCGTTTTATTTCATGCGACCTTAGATCCTGGTGGAATTGGAGGAGCTGCTGTTTTACTCATACTTAACATTGTTGTACTTTTCGGCTATAAAGATAAATACAAAGATTTATTGAGTTAACAATTAAATATCAAGTAAAAAAGAGAGGTCTTTAGCTTCTCTTTTTTACTTGATACGTTTAGTAATTAGTGCTAATTGTCCCATATGGTTAGCTTGGTGTTCCATGACATGAAACCAAGCACAATGTATGCTCATATTACCTATCGCCTTTTTAAACCAAGCATCATCTTTGTTCTTTAATAATTTTTTGGTCTTAGCTCTTACTTTATCATAAATATCCATATAATATTCTATAGGCTTATTTTTAAATTCATTTCTAGCTTTTTCACCTAAATTTAAAGCAGTTTCCCATTTCTCTCTTTCCTCAGATTGAAACCTCTTCCTTCAAAAGTGTAAACTTGATAATAAGCTTCTGTTGCAGCTAAATGATATATTATAGCACCAGGACTATTCGCATTTTCATCTAAAAGAAAATCAGTGCCTTATTGCTCTAAATTTCTAACATTACGTTCTACACGACCTTTTAAATTGTCGAGCATAGAAATCATATTTCCGATGTCATTTGAGTAGCCTTTTGGAGCTTTTATTTCGGTTTGTGAGAAAGACACCGAAGTACTTAAAAGTAAAAATACGAGAATTGATAGCGTGGTTGTTTTCATTTGATTGAAGGTTTTAGTTTACTAAAAACAAAACCTAATCATCTTGAAACCTGAGTATTAACAGGTGATTAACTTATTTTTTAGGTGGATAACCAGAAAATATTTTCTCAACTAATTTAGCAAAAGTTTCTTCTCGTTTTTCTGGAGATGCATTTTGCTTATATGAACTTTCACTTACAGCTTGCCAAAACAGTTTTTCATTTTGGTTTTTATCTACAAAATCAATAACTATTTCTCTAGTATTTTGGCTACCTCCTAAAGGAATACCCACCGAAACTCCACCAAAGCCACCTCGACCTCCACCACCAGCTCCTACTCCAACACTGGAGTTATTTCTATTCATTACATCTTGGCTTTGAATATCAATATAGAAATCTGGGTTTTCAGAACGCGCTAATCCCATAGTTTGAAGCTTAGCATCAATGGCTCTTATTAAGCGTTTATTATCTAACTGGCTTAATCCAGTTTTCATATCACCAAAATAATTATACGTTTTGTATTGTGTAAAATCAGTTGATTTCTCATAGTCATAGTTGACTATTGTTCCACAAGATGTAATTAATAAGGCTATTAAAATAAATTTGAAGGTCTTCATGCTTTTTGTTTTAAATATATTAAAAAATAAAAGGCTAAGAAAAACTTTAACTATACCTGTTTATCTCTTGAATCCACAGCTTTTGTTATAGACGAGAAAATAATACCTGTCGGAATAACTACAATCCCTAAACCAATCAATAGAATGAAAAAAGTAAAGATAGGACCACCAACAATTATTGAATATACATCATTAAGACCAACTGTTGTTAGTGTCACAATGGATCACCAAAGACTATCAAAGATTGAAGAAAAGTGCTCTAAATGTGCCTGATTTTAAAAATAATATATACCAACAGCAGTAAAGTAATTATGATGAATAGAATAAAGAATTAATTATTCAACATTTGCCAAAGCTTATCTTTTAACTCTGTTAAGCCTTGTTGTGCAACTGAGGAAATAAATAAATATTTACATTCTAAATCTTTATCCAAAATAGTAGACATTTCGGATTTTAATTCATCATCTAGCATATCAGATTTTGACACTACCACAAAACGTTCCTTATCTAACATCTCAGGATTGTAGCGTCTTAATTCATCTACTAAAATCTCATACTGCTCTACAATGTCTTTAGCATCTGCAGGAATCATAAATAACAAAATTGAATTTCGCTCAATATGCCTTAAGAAATAATACCCTAAACCTTTACCTTCGGCAGCTCCTTCAATAATACCAGGAATATCTGCCATTACAAACGATTGATAATCGCGATACTCTACGATACCAAGATTAGGTTTAAGCGTTGTAAACTCATAATCGGCTATTTTGGGTTTTGCCGAGGTTAAAACAGATAATAATGTAGATTTTCCTGCATTAGGAAATCCTACCAAACCAACATCAGCAAGTATTTTAAGTTCTAAAGTAATATGTCGCTCCTCTAAAGGAATGCCTGGTTGTGCATAGCGTGGTGTTTGATTCACTGAACTTTTAAAGTGCCAATTACCTCGACCACCCATACCACCTTCTGCTACAACCTTTTCTTCACCATCTTCAGTAATCTCAAATAAGATGTTGTCGGATTCTGAATCTCTGATGACAGTTCCTAATGGCACTTCTAAATAAACATCTTCTCCATCAGCACCCGTACTTCTCCCTGAGCTACCATGAGCACCATGACCAGCTCTAATATGTCGCTTAAATTTTAAATGAATTAAAGTCCAAAGGTTAGAGTTTCCTTTAAGAATTACATGTCCTCCACGACCACCATCGCCTCCATCTGGTCCGCCTTTTTGTATATACTTTTCACGATGTAAATGAGAAGAACCCTTACCTCCATTTCCAGAAGACACATGCATTTTTACGTAATCAACAAAATTTCCTTCAGTCATGTTTACTTCCCATGAAAATGGGAATTTGTTTTAATTAATAAGAAAAATAAATTCTTGTCTTAACAGCAATTATAAACTTAAAGTTTATCTATTACAGTACTTAAACGCAATGTAATATCTTCAATACTTCCTACTCCATCAACACCAAAATATTTATTTTGATCAGAATAGTAATCTTTCAAAATTGCAGTTTTAGTGTAGTATTCTTTAATTCGATTTCTAATAATACTCTCATCAGCATCATCAGCTCTTCCACTAGTTTCTCCACGTTTCAATAAACGCTGTACTAAAATTTCATCATCAACCTCTAAAGCAACCATAGCAT
Coding sequences within:
- a CDS encoding DoxX family membrane protein is translated as MNSKVFMVLRFLLGIFVFVFGVNKFGDFLPMPELNAEAGAYFGALTGTKTLVLVGIVEIIAGLALTLDKFGALLALILMSISVNAVLFHATLDPGGIGGAAVLLILNIVVLFGYKDKYKDLLS
- a CDS encoding DUF664 domain-containing protein, translated to MDIYDKVRAKTKKLLKNKDDAWFKKAIGNMSIHCAWFHVMEHQANHMGQLALITKRIK
- a CDS encoding DUF4136 domain-containing protein, coding for MKTFKFILIALLITSCGTIVNYDYEKSTDFTQYKTYNYFGDMKTGLSQLDNKRLIRAIDAKLQTMGLARSENPDFYIDIQSQDVMNRNNSSVGVGAGGGGRGGFGGVSVGIPLGGSQNTREIVIDFVDKNQNEKLFWQAVSESSYKQNASPEKREETFAKLVEKIFSGYPPKK
- the obgE gene encoding GTPase ObgE; the protein is MTEGNFVDYVKMHVSSGNGGKGSSHLHREKYIQKGGPDGGDGGRGGHVILKGNSNLWTLIHLKFKRHIRAGHGAHGSSGRSTGADGEDVYLEVPLGTVIRDSESDNILFEITEDGEEKVVAEGGMGGRGNWHFKSSVNQTPRYAQPGIPLEERHITLELKILADVGLVGFPNAGKSTLLSVLTSAKPKIADYEFTTLKPNLGIVEYRDYQSFVMADIPGIIEGAAEGKGLGYYFLRHIERNSILLFMIPADAKDIVEQYEILVDELRRYNPEMLDKERFVVVSKSDMLDDELKSEMSTILDKDLECKYLFISSVAQQGLTELKDKLWQMLNN